From Streptomyces qinzhouensis, one genomic window encodes:
- a CDS encoding SDR family NAD(P)-dependent oxidoreductase → MITGGSRGLGATVVRSLLGEGARVSVCARREDGLDALNASVQQDGHPPLFTQALDVAEPTALEAFIDAAAAEHGGLHGAVACAGGASGRGLGAASADDWRRTWELNAGHAATLVSSAAPHLRAAGGGSIVVVSSISGWKPGPQAQYGSAKAAQIHMVASLARELGPDGIRVNAVSPGSMLIPGKRWDRMRREDPLAYQRFLDEFPARSLVAPEEVAEVVAFLLSERSRGISGANIPVDRAQNAPTPEGY, encoded by the coding sequence GTGATCACTGGAGGTTCGCGTGGGCTGGGCGCGACCGTCGTCCGGTCACTGCTCGGCGAGGGCGCCCGAGTGTCCGTGTGCGCCCGACGGGAGGACGGACTCGACGCTTTGAACGCCTCGGTCCAGCAGGACGGCCACCCTCCTCTGTTCACCCAGGCCCTGGACGTGGCCGAGCCGACGGCTCTGGAGGCGTTCATCGACGCCGCCGCAGCGGAGCACGGTGGGCTCCACGGCGCCGTGGCCTGCGCCGGCGGGGCCTCGGGCCGGGGTCTCGGAGCGGCTTCGGCGGACGACTGGCGAAGGACCTGGGAGCTGAATGCGGGACACGCGGCCACCCTCGTCTCCAGCGCGGCGCCCCATCTTCGCGCTGCGGGCGGCGGCTCCATTGTGGTGGTCTCGTCGATCTCCGGCTGGAAGCCCGGCCCGCAGGCCCAGTACGGCTCTGCCAAGGCGGCGCAGATCCATATGGTCGCCTCGCTGGCACGTGAGCTGGGGCCGGACGGCATCCGGGTGAACGCTGTGTCGCCCGGCTCGATGCTCATCCCTGGCAAGCGCTGGGACCGGATGCGGCGGGAGGACCCCCTGGCCTACCAACGGTTCCTGGACGAGTTCCCCGCGCGCTCCCTCGTCGCCCCGGAGGAGGTCGCGGAGGTGGTCGCCTTCCTGCTGTCGGAGCGTTCCCGTGGGATCTCGGGGGCGAACATCCCGGTGGACCGGGCACAGAACGCCCCCACTCCCGAGGGCTACTGA
- a CDS encoding MazG nucleotide pyrophosphohydrolase domain-containing protein yields MDIRTAQKLAWENKLAKGFNTTDTALEFGLLTAEVGEAFTAWRKHLPDLGEELADVFLYLVAVAEMNGIDLGEEVARKIDKNTRRVYGRDAQGALIRTSDG; encoded by the coding sequence ATGGACATCCGCACCGCCCAGAAGCTGGCCTGGGAGAACAAGCTCGCCAAGGGGTTCAACACCACGGACACCGCCCTGGAGTTCGGTCTCCTCACAGCCGAGGTCGGCGAGGCGTTCACCGCCTGGCGCAAGCACCTCCCCGACCTCGGCGAAGAACTCGCCGACGTCTTCCTCTATCTAGTAGCGGTAGCCGAGATGAACGGCATCGACCTGGGTGAAGAGGTGGCCCGGAAGATCGACAAGAACACACGCCGTGTCTACGGGAGGGATGCTCAGGGGGCGCTGATCCGCACCAGTGACGGGTGA
- a CDS encoding maleate cis-trans isomerase family protein → MNSSAEGVLNLIGRYDREALRAVRVGLLLPWANVAVEEELPRCGLVNTVFHHARLVPSSGATAVGASFWHGLRGAAAEAVESMVHLPLNATVLACTSAGFTDGPPLPAGTVTAFDAVVEGLRAMKARQVVLATPYPDPVTCAEAEALRDAGFTVLAHAGLGLADGYPDVPPGKIRRLLRELPTGPLDAADAVVLSCTGWRTLTCVEPLERDLGKPVLSSNLAIALHAAQLSAGVIP, encoded by the coding sequence GTGAACTCGTCGGCTGAGGGAGTCCTGAATCTGATCGGCCGGTACGACCGGGAGGCGCTCAGGGCCGTACGAGTCGGTCTCCTCCTCCCATGGGCGAACGTCGCGGTGGAGGAGGAGCTTCCCCGGTGCGGTCTGGTGAACACGGTCTTCCACCACGCCCGGCTGGTCCCATCGTCCGGGGCGACGGCCGTGGGCGCGTCGTTCTGGCACGGACTGCGGGGCGCGGCGGCGGAGGCCGTGGAGTCGATGGTCCATCTGCCGCTGAACGCCACGGTCCTGGCCTGCACGTCGGCTGGATTCACCGATGGGCCACCTCTCCCTGCGGGGACTGTAACCGCCTTCGATGCCGTGGTGGAGGGGCTGAGGGCGATGAAGGCCCGTCAGGTGGTCCTTGCGACGCCGTACCCCGATCCTGTGACGTGCGCTGAGGCGGAGGCCCTGCGCGACGCGGGGTTCACCGTGCTCGCCCACGCCGGTCTCGGACTGGCTGACGGATACCCCGACGTACCGCCGGGAAAAATCCGTAGGCTGCTGCGGGAACTACCGACCGGACCGCTGGACGCCGCCGACGCGGTGGTGCTCTCGTGCACCGGCTGGCGCACGCTGACCTGTGTGGAGCCGCTGGAACGGGACTTGGGCAAGCCCGTGCTCTCGTCCAATCTCGCCATCGCGCTGCACGCCGCCCAACTCTCAGCCGGAGTGATCCCGTGA
- a CDS encoding terpene synthase family protein yields the protein MTTIEQPLLGMFTLGPFLRYVEPKCSPHLHWLEGRTSQFYEKVRHLFPTESSFRNFTREEHGLYLALHYPDGLPDRLADIGDWIITWFALDDLCTSGSAVGDESVYPAMRQAVMGHATDTPFDIITPIAKTIKSKMPPAQWDRFVNLMNHMISGFAAEDEMRTGRARQDIPTYMKARSGSSGMYWSYLLCEYALAIDASPYATLELKEAVDAAVWNSIYLNDIISYRKEVILGRDPCNYVNLYMNEAGVDLQEAVTHVHGLALQTERRILELQNTADPAARAAIAAVVDQMAGTIAWQFASPRYIGEGRWSGMTEGTWRLYADRTIVTS from the coding sequence GTGACAACTATCGAGCAACCACTACTAGGCATGTTCACGCTGGGCCCTTTCCTCCGTTACGTAGAACCTAAATGCAGCCCCCACCTTCACTGGCTCGAGGGGCGAACCAGTCAATTTTACGAAAAGGTTCGACACCTGTTCCCCACGGAATCCAGTTTCCGAAATTTCACTCGAGAGGAGCACGGACTGTACCTGGCCCTGCATTATCCGGATGGACTTCCGGACAGACTGGCAGACATTGGGGACTGGATCATTACCTGGTTCGCACTGGACGACCTGTGCACTAGCGGATCCGCCGTTGGCGACGAATCCGTCTATCCCGCGATGCGTCAAGCCGTCATGGGGCATGCCACAGACACGCCATTCGACATCATCACACCCATCGCAAAGACCATTAAATCGAAGATGCCACCCGCACAGTGGGACCGCTTCGTCAACTTGATGAACCACATGATCAGCGGCTTCGCCGCCGAGGACGAAATGAGGACCGGCCGCGCACGCCAGGACATACCGACCTACATGAAGGCTCGGTCCGGGAGCAGCGGAATGTACTGGTCCTATCTGTTGTGCGAGTACGCTCTCGCCATAGACGCAAGCCCTTACGCGACCCTTGAATTGAAAGAGGCCGTCGATGCGGCTGTCTGGAATTCCATATATCTCAACGACATCATCTCCTATCGCAAAGAAGTGATATTGGGTCGCGACCCTTGCAATTATGTCAATCTCTATATGAATGAGGCCGGAGTCGACCTCCAGGAAGCCGTCACCCACGTTCACGGCCTCGCCCTGCAAACCGAGCGGCGAATCCTCGAACTGCAGAATACTGCTGATCCCGCTGCCCGAGCGGCAATTGCCGCAGTCGTCGACCAAATGGCTGGTACCATCGCCTGGCAGTTCGCCTCCCCACGCTACATAGGTGAGGGTCGATGGAGCGGAATGACGGAGGGGACATGGCGCCTCTACGCAGACCGAACCATCGTTACGTCCTGA
- a CDS encoding nucleoside 2-deoxyribosyltransferase: MYYVAHRLFAAHDRLLAARLARLLATKVGPDQVFLPFCDTDEEDLVAEVKGKRLFELDQERLGGLTAMIAVLHGPSLDDGVCMEMGYAHALGVPILAVTTDFQTYSFDEDGPQFDFPDPLVQEVITDLVRVPRLGTAPGTTDTANSRYAVFADRNDRQLDQALETAVDRMLAQSLSRPPAPALPVGDASLAFVEQSPYAPVVGTLTALVQKAGWATEESRRFTAHNPLDAARTDLDRSRTAGLLVADVSGPETPPGAALLIGAAAARRARIVAYYPRTVLTHAAGREPNWRNLMIQYAAEARFANPECLVDWLRR, translated from the coding sequence GTGTACTACGTCGCCCACCGACTGTTCGCCGCCCACGACCGGCTCCTCGCCGCCCGCCTCGCCCGGCTCCTCGCCACCAAGGTGGGGCCGGACCAGGTCTTCCTGCCGTTCTGCGACACGGACGAGGAGGACCTAGTCGCCGAGGTGAAAGGCAAGCGCCTCTTCGAACTCGACCAGGAACGCCTCGGCGGGCTCACCGCCATGATCGCCGTCCTCCACGGCCCGAGCCTGGACGACGGCGTGTGCATGGAGATGGGTTACGCGCACGCCCTCGGCGTCCCCATCCTCGCAGTGACCACGGACTTCCAGACGTACTCGTTCGACGAGGACGGCCCGCAATTCGACTTCCCGGACCCGCTCGTCCAAGAGGTGATCACGGATCTGGTCCGTGTACCCCGGCTCGGCACCGCCCCTGGCACCACGGACACGGCGAACTCCAGGTACGCGGTGTTCGCCGACCGCAATGACCGGCAGCTCGATCAAGCGCTGGAGACAGCGGTTGACCGCATGCTCGCCCAGAGCCTCTCTCGCCCTCCGGCTCCCGCGCTCCCCGTGGGGGACGCCTCCCTCGCCTTCGTGGAACAGTCCCCGTACGCACCGGTCGTGGGCACACTGACCGCTCTGGTCCAAAAGGCCGGCTGGGCGACCGAGGAGTCGCGCCGCTTCACCGCCCACAACCCGCTGGATGCGGCCCGGACGGACCTCGACCGCTCCCGGACGGCCGGCCTCCTCGTCGCCGACGTATCCGGGCCGGAAACCCCTCCCGGTGCCGCGCTCCTGATCGGCGCGGCGGCTGCCCGCAGGGCCCGCATCGTCGCCTACTACCCCCGTACGGTGCTGACCCACGCTGCGGGCCGGGAGCCCAACTGGCGCAATCTCATGATCCAGTACGCCGCCGAGGCCCGCTTCGCCAACCCGGAATGCCTCGTGGACTGGCTGCGCCGATGA
- a CDS encoding radical SAM protein → MSQPVAVILDCFTVEPSGLGVPPYASTYVRTAWSALRAAWPEVDVRYVTIDDVRWCRSGGKPGVQPPFSDPLTYSATVNRDGALDLVRRAATVIVIAGDKVPSVHLHAVNAGIEEISEVLEGVTGCRVLLGPMAAYVLTPPLADEYARLFDAVHTHTVTAENLTSGSRTPAAYGVLRGSRDSFSGLVEQMRWRPIAELELYRGCTRKRFCSFCNEPGKSPLVAFREVEDVIEEAGLLYDAGVRNFRLGQQTCFFSYRNRSEAAIHGLLSGIRKRCPDLEVLHIDNADPLAVAAPVGLRIAKLVSEFCTEGNCAPMGIESFDPVVIKRNDLTCSPAILRRAVEHVNEAGAERGPGGLPKLLPGLNLIYGLPGETHATHTANLDHLTAMLEDGLLCHRTNVRLARAFPGTPLAREGMPDDLPSSEQYDAWKAEIDREWDQPMKRRVYPAGLTIPRLHSYFVNEQGTWFRRLGSYSIQIVERGATVPVGTAAALRVTGHAPRFIYGERCELVG, encoded by the coding sequence ATGTCGCAACCGGTCGCTGTGATCCTGGACTGCTTCACCGTGGAACCGAGCGGCCTGGGGGTTCCACCCTATGCATCGACGTACGTTCGCACGGCCTGGTCGGCCCTGCGGGCGGCCTGGCCCGAGGTCGACGTACGGTACGTGACCATCGACGATGTCCGCTGGTGCCGGTCGGGCGGGAAACCCGGCGTGCAGCCCCCGTTCTCCGACCCCCTCACCTACTCCGCGACCGTCAACCGGGACGGAGCGCTCGACCTCGTACGGCGGGCCGCGACGGTGATCGTCATCGCGGGTGACAAGGTCCCGTCGGTCCATCTGCACGCCGTCAACGCCGGGATCGAGGAGATCTCCGAGGTCCTGGAAGGAGTCACCGGTTGCCGCGTGCTCCTCGGCCCGATGGCGGCGTACGTCCTGACTCCACCCCTGGCCGACGAGTACGCAAGGCTGTTCGACGCCGTACACACGCACACCGTCACAGCGGAGAACCTCACCTCGGGCAGCCGGACCCCGGCGGCGTACGGCGTTCTGCGCGGCAGCCGTGACAGCTTCTCCGGGCTGGTGGAGCAGATGCGGTGGCGGCCGATCGCAGAGCTGGAGCTGTACCGCGGCTGCACCCGGAAGCGGTTCTGCTCGTTCTGCAACGAGCCCGGGAAGTCCCCGCTCGTGGCATTCCGGGAGGTGGAGGACGTGATCGAGGAGGCGGGCCTCCTGTACGACGCGGGAGTGCGCAACTTCCGTCTGGGCCAGCAGACCTGCTTCTTCTCGTACCGGAACCGCAGCGAGGCGGCGATCCACGGGCTGCTCTCCGGCATCCGCAAGCGGTGCCCCGACCTTGAGGTCCTGCACATCGACAACGCCGACCCGCTGGCCGTCGCGGCACCGGTCGGACTGCGGATCGCCAAGCTGGTCTCGGAGTTCTGCACGGAGGGCAACTGCGCTCCGATGGGGATCGAGTCCTTCGACCCGGTGGTTATCAAGCGGAACGATCTCACCTGCTCGCCGGCCATCCTGCGGCGGGCGGTCGAGCACGTCAACGAGGCCGGCGCGGAGCGCGGACCGGGCGGGCTCCCTAAGCTCCTCCCCGGTCTGAACCTCATCTACGGCCTGCCGGGCGAGACGCACGCGACCCACACGGCCAACCTCGATCATCTGACCGCGATGCTGGAGGACGGACTGCTGTGCCACCGCACGAACGTCCGCCTGGCCCGCGCCTTCCCCGGCACCCCGCTGGCCCGCGAGGGCATGCCCGACGATCTTCCGTCCTCGGAGCAGTACGACGCCTGGAAGGCGGAGATCGACCGCGAGTGGGACCAGCCGATGAAGAGGCGGGTCTACCCGGCCGGACTGACGATCCCTCGGCTGCACTCGTACTTCGTGAACGAGCAGGGAACGTGGTTCCGCCGTCTCGGCTCCTACTCCATCCAGATCGTGGAACGGGGAGCCACGGTGCCAGTAGGGACGGCAGCCGCGCTGCGGGTGACCGGGCACGCACCACGGTTCATCTACGGGGAGCGCTGTGAACTCGTCGGCTGA
- a CDS encoding DUF6415 family natural product biosynthesis protein, which yields MTGSDQGHSRRVPQRLEVERWQPPLGPGTLERLLGALRVYQPGSFDAAREVLEAVRAEGPCVTGPVMRELTVRLRKQLEELVPVLRERVRAGPRRRDLRAIRRAEHLLRAGEALTMPQARRQLDDLMDVTQDILWCLAVNAVPADRPARTGPAPPAAARARLAGAALGMASLAS from the coding sequence GTGACGGGATCCGATCAGGGGCACTCGCGCCGCGTACCGCAGCGCTTGGAGGTGGAGCGGTGGCAGCCGCCCCTCGGCCCGGGGACGCTGGAGCGGTTGCTCGGCGCTCTCAGGGTGTATCAGCCGGGCTCGTTCGACGCGGCACGGGAGGTCCTCGAAGCCGTGCGGGCCGAAGGCCCGTGTGTGACCGGTCCGGTGATGCGGGAGCTGACCGTACGGCTCAGGAAGCAGCTTGAAGAGCTGGTACCCGTTCTGCGGGAACGGGTCCGGGCCGGCCCTCGCCGTCGTGATCTCCGGGCAATCCGGCGCGCGGAGCACCTGCTGCGGGCCGGGGAGGCGCTCACCATGCCCCAGGCGCGGCGGCAGCTGGACGACCTGATGGACGTCACGCAGGACATCCTGTGGTGCCTGGCGGTGAACGCCGTCCCCGCGGACCGGCCCGCCCGCACTGGGCCTGCGCCTCCCGCAGCGGCTCGCGCCCGGCTGGCGGGGGCAGCTCTTGGGATGGCCTCCCTGGCGAGTTGA
- a CDS encoding DUF5999 family protein encodes MCAHLKPCPAADAADRSAAVTLSRDCVTGWALLCNGVPAWISQVRGAPTRTSFAATDTVTVAMASDGYVEVRT; translated from the coding sequence GTGTGTGCGCACCTGAAGCCGTGTCCCGCTGCAGATGCCGCCGACCGTTCCGCCGCCGTCACCCTGAGCCGGGACTGCGTCACCGGCTGGGCCCTCCTGTGCAACGGCGTACCCGCGTGGATCTCGCAGGTCCGCGGCGCACCGACGCGCACGAGTTTTGCAGCCACCGATACCGTCACGGTCGCCATGGCCTCTGACGGCTACGTTGAAGTCAGGACGTAA
- a CDS encoding PfkB family carbohydrate kinase has product MLARPLGSGRMSVVGRLSVIGNISRDRPRYPDRTTHEQLGGAALLVALAAVRAGMPAAPVSVVGDDLAHLPGTVNPEGLEWSALDVQPGATASFSLEYDAAGGLVSVVTDYGVAARGTEHALRHIEAHRDDAYHLCCRRPLDIAALLDALAARTGRFSVDFFLPSAHELIPRAVPWLDRAATVFVNMSECRLLAEAVDIATLPELVITDGPRGARVLVHGVPKVASAPPVPVNGEVTGAGDTLAGTYLAHRNSGAAPDIALAAGVAAASAHLRSDPLPVPAPRQPRSS; this is encoded by the coding sequence TTGCTCGCACGCCCGCTCGGCTCCGGACGGATGAGCGTCGTGGGCCGTCTCTCGGTCATCGGCAACATCTCCCGTGATCGGCCTCGGTATCCGGACCGCACCACGCATGAGCAGCTTGGCGGCGCGGCCCTGCTGGTGGCGCTGGCAGCGGTACGGGCGGGCATGCCTGCGGCGCCTGTCTCAGTCGTCGGGGACGATCTCGCGCATCTGCCCGGGACGGTGAACCCGGAGGGTCTGGAGTGGTCGGCGCTCGACGTACAGCCCGGGGCGACCGCTTCGTTCTCACTGGAGTACGACGCTGCGGGTGGGCTGGTCTCCGTCGTCACCGACTACGGCGTGGCCGCGCGGGGAACCGAACACGCTCTCCGACATATCGAAGCCCACCGGGATGACGCGTACCACCTGTGCTGCCGCCGTCCGCTCGATATCGCTGCGCTCCTCGATGCCCTCGCGGCTCGTACTGGCCGCTTCAGCGTCGATTTCTTCCTCCCGAGCGCCCATGAGCTGATTCCCCGGGCCGTGCCCTGGCTGGACCGTGCCGCGACCGTGTTCGTCAACATGTCCGAGTGCCGGCTTCTCGCCGAAGCCGTCGACATCGCCACGCTCCCCGAGCTGGTGATCACGGATGGCCCCCGGGGCGCCCGCGTGCTCGTGCACGGCGTACCCAAAGTGGCCAGCGCACCACCGGTCCCGGTCAATGGCGAGGTGACCGGGGCCGGCGACACCCTCGCCGGAACTTATCTCGCCCATAGGAACTCCGGAGCCGCCCCCGACATCGCCCTCGCCGCCGGGGTCGCAGCGGCGTCCGCTCACCTCCGCTCCGATCCGCTGCCCGTACCCGCACCTCGTCAACCACGCAGTTCGTGA
- a CDS encoding ATP-binding protein, whose amino-acid sequence MYRLPTSRGSCAWAIQRWPSECRAGGNRSVDEPEVPHEASTVTAEVAAATLRPRPSAGRHAVEFECYHPAAGEQMRPGDARRVSQMRRIGRAALRSWGLGRAVDSAELIISELVTNAIENGSGCSVGFSISYAGATVRIEVADGSHSRPQVRRRGDLYEEGGRGMVLIEYLASAWGTSEDGTRTWCELRVGEERDGEPS is encoded by the coding sequence ATGTACCGGCTGCCCACCAGCAGGGGGTCCTGTGCCTGGGCCATCCAGCGGTGGCCGTCCGAGTGCCGTGCGGGTGGAAATCGGAGTGTCGACGAGCCGGAGGTTCCTCATGAGGCGAGCACGGTGACGGCCGAAGTGGCTGCCGCCACTCTGCGACCCCGTCCGTCAGCCGGACGCCATGCCGTCGAATTCGAGTGCTACCACCCTGCGGCCGGAGAGCAGATGCGCCCCGGCGACGCGCGGCGTGTTTCGCAAATGCGCCGGATCGGACGTGCGGCCCTCCGCAGTTGGGGTCTAGGGCGGGCCGTGGACAGCGCCGAGCTGATCATCAGCGAGCTGGTCACCAACGCCATCGAGAACGGGAGCGGTTGCTCCGTGGGCTTCTCGATCTCGTACGCGGGGGCGACCGTGCGCATCGAAGTGGCCGACGGTTCCCACAGCCGGCCGCAGGTCCGCAGGCGGGGCGACCTCTACGAGGAGGGCGGCCGGGGCATGGTGCTGATCGAGTACTTGGCCAGCGCCTGGGGGACCAGCGAGGACGGCACCCGTACCTGGTGCGAACTCCGGGTCGGCGAAGAGCGGGACGGGGAGCCGTCGTGA
- a CDS encoding DUF6193 family natural product biosynthesis protein: protein MTSIVDAAWHEILTRYRGRGLSRPEESPLLEPFAELVRVARAEPILRQLLPWTGMWELHFSRCTEMRYTWDVPYIGTLRNGRYYVEGPHRSSPRIAETDSARAAVAMVVDRLPPGCGPAFIGDAEELAAFEEARGRR from the coding sequence ATGACCAGCATTGTCGACGCGGCCTGGCACGAGATCCTGACCAGGTACCGCGGACGCGGACTCTCCCGGCCGGAAGAATCACCGTTGCTGGAGCCGTTCGCCGAGTTGGTGCGGGTAGCGCGGGCCGAACCGATACTTCGTCAGCTCCTCCCGTGGACCGGTATGTGGGAGCTGCACTTCAGCAGGTGTACGGAGATGCGGTACACCTGGGACGTCCCGTACATCGGCACGCTGAGGAACGGCCGGTACTACGTCGAAGGGCCGCATCGGAGCAGTCCGCGGATCGCCGAGACGGACAGCGCGCGGGCCGCGGTAGCGATGGTCGTCGACCGTCTGCCGCCGGGCTGCGGACCGGCCTTCATCGGCGACGCGGAGGAACTGGCGGCCTTCGAGGAGGCACGGGGCCGCAGGTAG